From the genome of Trichocoleus sp. FACHB-46, one region includes:
- a CDS encoding DHHA1 domain-containing protein encodes MTQKLETRTDFTHNLAAAYTVFAQFVGGISTASKLVALHDSDADGVTAGVVWQQAFQRAGFVAPTRVIPDRERNAWTANNRDRVKAEHPDRLFVLDLGSQTEPVLAGVPTCFIDHHHPEGVPPGDTLISAYTWDPVPNTSLLVWDLCQAIADISDLDWIAAIGIVSDLGDRAPFELLSTAKRKYTAKYLKEATVLINAIRRASHYNPEAAAQALLTHSNPKELVNSTSDAMQQLRSARAEVKAAMEAGRKAAPVFAGDVALIQVKSPCQIHPLLAQSWRTRLPKHIVIVANSGYLPGRVNFSARSTSANVLEFLRAQQISEGEGSYGHGHDQASGGSLPQERWQELLLKIGFPREAIAS; translated from the coding sequence ATGACGCAAAAACTGGAAACTAGAACGGATTTCACTCACAACTTGGCAGCAGCTTATACCGTGTTCGCACAGTTTGTCGGAGGCATTTCTACCGCTAGTAAATTGGTGGCACTACATGACTCTGATGCTGATGGTGTGACGGCGGGAGTCGTATGGCAGCAAGCCTTTCAGCGAGCTGGGTTTGTCGCTCCTACCCGTGTGATTCCCGATCGCGAACGTAATGCTTGGACAGCTAACAACCGCGATCGCGTCAAGGCGGAGCATCCCGATCGCTTGTTTGTCCTGGATTTGGGCAGTCAAACTGAACCTGTATTGGCAGGTGTTCCCACCTGTTTTATCGATCATCACCACCCCGAAGGAGTGCCACCCGGAGATACACTCATTAGTGCTTACACTTGGGACCCTGTGCCGAATACATCGCTCCTAGTTTGGGATCTGTGCCAAGCGATCGCGGATATCTCAGATTTAGATTGGATTGCCGCAATTGGGATTGTGAGTGACTTGGGCGATCGGGCTCCTTTTGAGTTGTTGAGTACTGCTAAGCGCAAGTACACCGCCAAATACTTAAAAGAGGCAACGGTTCTCATTAATGCCATCCGCCGAGCCTCTCACTATAACCCAGAAGCCGCAGCTCAAGCCCTACTCACGCATAGCAACCCTAAGGAATTGGTGAACTCTACCTCAGATGCCATGCAACAGTTGCGATCGGCGCGGGCAGAGGTGAAAGCAGCAATGGAGGCAGGCCGCAAAGCGGCACCTGTTTTCGCGGGGGATGTGGCGTTGATTCAAGTTAAGTCTCCCTGCCAAATTCACCCCCTGCTGGCTCAAAGTTGGCGCACTCGTCTCCCTAAACATATTGTGATCGTGGCTAATTCCGGTTATCTCCCTGGCCGAGTTAACTTCTCCGCCCGCTCTACCAGTGCCAATGTGTTGGAATTTCTCCGGGCACAGCAGATCTCTGAAGGAGAAGGCAGCTACGGTCACGGGCATGATCAAGCATCAGGAGGTAGTCTACCGCAGGAGCGTTGGCAGGAGTTATTGCTCAAGATTGGTTTTCCGAGAGAGGCGATCGCTTCCTAA
- a CDS encoding ATP-dependent DNA ligase has product MTSGDLGANSLTTPVVKVGVDSGTGAQMGAFRRFAQVAEQVGATTKRLAKSALLGHYFNSLSDEQLAYAARYFAGYVFPLKEQRTTKVGGATLLSALMLITKIELETLKTQLVKLGDLGDVTAAVFPDRALSSLDLTDVAIALEQIAKTKGSKRKLEWVVKLLKRATPLEAKYLIKLLSGDLRIGLKEGAVEDAIARLAKQKVERIQWVNMLLGDIGATAVLARHGQLEQAQMQLFHPIKFMLASPAEDLVEVSRLLPGEFAVEDKYDGIRAQAHIAPADPANKSAHGIVIDGIRVALFSRTLDDITTSFPDLLAPLAALARGTEEGETTELILDGEIVPFRGEQILPFQELQKRLGRKAPTEKLLAEVPVAFVAYDLLYQNGMVLIEEPYVQRQAALTMLPLAIPRVRRAVSQRFSDATALDAEFLAARDRGNEGLMVKALNSTYKPGRRGKDWLKIKRAIATLDVVVTAAEVGTGKRSRFLSDYTFAVRASETDPTLLNVGKAYSGLTDLEVTELSTWFQAHTVQEFAHGKVHVVEPQIVLEVTFDRVQLSKRHKSGYALRFPRIVRIRHDKPPEEIDTLETVRRLAET; this is encoded by the coding sequence ACCCCTGTGGTTAAAGTTGGGGTTGATTCTGGCACAGGTGCTCAGATGGGTGCCTTTCGGCGGTTTGCCCAAGTGGCAGAACAGGTGGGTGCCACAACGAAACGCTTGGCCAAGTCTGCTTTACTGGGTCACTACTTTAATAGCCTCAGCGATGAGCAACTAGCTTATGCAGCTCGTTATTTTGCAGGCTATGTGTTTCCTTTGAAGGAGCAAAGAACAACTAAGGTTGGAGGGGCGACTCTGTTGTCAGCTTTGATGCTGATTACGAAGATTGAGTTGGAGACGCTCAAGACGCAGTTGGTCAAACTGGGAGACTTAGGTGATGTCACGGCTGCTGTGTTTCCCGATCGCGCCTTATCTTCTCTTGATCTTACCGATGTCGCGATCGCCCTAGAGCAAATTGCCAAAACCAAAGGCTCCAAGCGCAAACTAGAGTGGGTAGTCAAACTGCTGAAACGCGCGACTCCCTTAGAAGCAAAGTATTTGATCAAGCTGTTATCTGGAGATCTGCGGATTGGTCTCAAAGAAGGCGCGGTAGAAGATGCGATCGCTCGACTGGCAAAGCAAAAGGTAGAGCGGATTCAGTGGGTAAATATGTTGCTAGGGGATATTGGGGCGACGGCTGTATTGGCTCGTCACGGCCAGCTAGAGCAAGCCCAAATGCAGCTATTTCATCCAATTAAGTTTATGTTGGCGAGTCCCGCTGAGGATTTGGTAGAAGTATCCCGACTGTTACCAGGAGAATTTGCGGTTGAGGATAAATACGATGGCATTCGAGCCCAAGCCCATATTGCTCCCGCCGATCCAGCAAATAAATCGGCTCACGGAATCGTGATTGATGGCATTCGGGTGGCTCTTTTTTCTCGCACCTTAGATGACATCACAACGAGTTTCCCAGACTTGTTGGCTCCATTGGCTGCTTTAGCAAGAGGGACTGAAGAAGGAGAAACCACAGAATTGATTTTGGATGGCGAAATTGTGCCGTTCCGAGGTGAGCAAATTCTCCCCTTTCAGGAACTACAAAAGCGGTTGGGACGTAAAGCCCCTACAGAAAAACTATTAGCTGAAGTGCCTGTGGCGTTTGTTGCCTATGATCTGCTCTACCAAAATGGCATGGTGTTAATAGAGGAGCCGTATGTGCAGCGTCAAGCGGCATTAACGATGCTGCCACTGGCGATACCGAGAGTTCGTCGGGCAGTCTCACAACGCTTTAGCGATGCCACGGCTTTGGATGCAGAATTTCTCGCAGCTCGCGATCGCGGTAACGAAGGATTGATGGTCAAGGCGCTCAACTCTACCTACAAACCAGGACGGCGGGGTAAGGATTGGCTAAAAATCAAGCGGGCGATCGCCACCCTGGATGTAGTGGTAACAGCGGCAGAAGTGGGCACTGGCAAGCGTAGTCGATTTCTCTCCGATTACACCTTTGCTGTGCGAGCTAGTGAAACCGATCCTACTTTGCTGAATGTGGGTAAAGCTTACTCTGGTTTGACGGATCTGGAAGTAACAGAGCTATCTACTTGGTTCCAAGCGCATACGGTACAGGAGTTTGCTCATGGCAAAGTGCATGTCGTGGAGCCTCAAATTGTTCTGGAAGTGACGTTCGATCGCGTCCAACTCTCCAAGCGCCACAAGAGCGGCTATGCCCTGCGCTTTCCTCGGATTGTGCGGATACGGCATGATAAGCCACCGGAAGAGATTGACACGCTAGAAACAGTCCGTCGGCTCGCAGAAACATGA